One Malania oleifera isolate guangnan ecotype guangnan chromosome 9, ASM2987363v1, whole genome shotgun sequence DNA segment encodes these proteins:
- the LOC131163548 gene encoding transcription factor MYB1-like, which produces MRALNISSMRGHKEREDGLRFSISNGGTSCMELRWSLIARRLPGRTDNEIKNYWNTNLKKKVRGHPTYSSNYEQLSNRSKLKDTLIVSPSKTTPLPSTSTKSFAIRAKPSKHVHIHKPVEAGPSMAQKYSTKDDCDATKLDIALENMDQFDHSMKMNFEIDDNCLFDFLDADFSQLCSFSGQFERECDTTTFGNRSCHSIPSSNEKLVLFPEEIFLGSIWSPEIDWLQD; this is translated from the exons ATGAGGGCTTTGAATATTTCCTCAATGAGAGGCCATAAAGAGAGGGAGGATGGACTTCGATTTTCTATAAGCAATGGTGGAACGAGCTGTATGGAGTTGAG ATGGTCTCTTATAGCAAGGAGGCTTCCAGGGCGAACAGACAATGAAATAAAGAATTATTGGAATACTAATCTTAAGAAGAAAGTTCGAGGTCACCCAACATACTCCTCGAACTATGAGCAATTATCAAACAGATCCAAACTAAAAGATACTCTCATAGTGAGCCCGTCTAAAACAACCCCCTTGCCATCAACTAGCACAAAATCATTTGCAATACGTGCCAAGCCATCTAAACACGTTCACATTCACAAGCCAGTAGAAGCAGGGCCTTCAATGGCACAAAAGTACTCAACGAAAGATGATTGCGATGCTACCAAATTGGATATTGCTTTGGAAAATATGGATCAGTTTGATCATTCTATGAAAATGAATTTTGAGATCGATGACAATTGTCTATTTGATTTTCTTGATGCAGATTTTTCTCAACTTTGCAGTTTTAGCGGTCAGTTTGAAAGGGAATGCGACACTACTACATTTGGAAATAGAAGTTGCCACTCAATTCCAAGTTCTAATGAAAAGTTAGTATTGTTCCCTGAAGAAATATTTCTTGGATCAATATGGTCACCAGAAATTGATTGGCTCCAAGATTGA
- the LOC131164250 gene encoding ubiquitin-like protein ATG12 isoform X2, with protein sequence MAAADPPSSIRKVVVHLRATGDAPILKQAKFKIAGTDKFAKVIDFLRQQLHRDTLFVYVNSAFSPNPDELVIDLYNLRTRPNTS encoded by the exons ATGGCGGCTGCAGATCCGCCGAGTTCTATTCGTAAAG TTGTCGTGCATCTGAGAGCTACCGGAGATGCTCCAATACTCAAGCAAGCAAAGTTCAAG ATAGCTGGGACTGACAAATTTGCTAAAGTGATTGACTTTCTTCGCCAGCAACTTCACAGGGATACACTG TTTGTATACGTGAACAGTGCCTTTTCGCCAAACCCTGATGAATTGGTTATTGATCTCTATAAT TTAAGAACAAGGCCCAACACTTCATAA